The following proteins are encoded in a genomic region of Paenibacillus sp. FSL R7-0273:
- a CDS encoding transposase, which translates to MFRKLPEFTSKYHEVKRWQIPIQETARLLAPAAVTEDQRSETVRFSMQCLLFWMQKTYTQKEDTVLVSNFQSYTRGFWKGLFTCYDSPWVPRTNNDHERFFRQTKTKHRRTTGRRSWNEHILRCGEFVVLVDDALNQEHLVSRLQQVSYEAFNQERCRWTKRLDETTKRRRFRRDPLAYLKQIENKLC; encoded by the coding sequence TTGTTCCGCAAACTGCCTGAATTTACTTCGAAGTACCACGAGGTAAAACGATGGCAGATTCCGATTCAGGAAACAGCGAGGCTGCTTGCTCCTGCAGCGGTCACGGAGGACCAACGTAGTGAAACGGTACGTTTTTCGATGCAATGTTTGTTGTTCTGGATGCAAAAAACGTATACCCAAAAGGAAGATACCGTACTCGTATCCAACTTTCAAAGCTATACCCGCGGCTTTTGGAAAGGGCTCTTTACCTGCTACGATTCGCCGTGGGTACCACGCACAAATAATGACCATGAACGATTTTTTCGTCAGACAAAAACAAAACACCGGCGAACGACGGGACGCCGCAGTTGGAACGAACATATTCTCCGCTGTGGTGAATTTGTCGTGCTTGTCGATGATGCGTTAAACCAAGAGCATCTCGTGTCCAGGTTGCAACAAGTTTCGTATGAAGCCTTTAACCAAGAACGTTGTCGGTGGACGAAACGATTGGACGAAACCACGAAACGCAGACGCTTCCGCCGAGATCCATTGGCTTATCTTAAACAGATTGAAAACAAGCTTTGTTAG
- a CDS encoding transposase, with the protein MKPQKRGLPKNRIVPEQKMYFRPEVTHCPDCGTKLKRHHNASNKIIATLEGIIEVWNMAYHCPAPVCGKPKRYFRSVQADALCLKHTSYAYDVLALVGEMRFKQHMTVTEISEALTERGIPTSERHAMRLYEWYMTLLRASLTTDVKEQLANVVKEYNGLLLSMDGVQPEKGNETLYVVREGFSGRILAAKNLKSGSKTELMALLKPVKDLGFPVIGLVSDGQQSIRLAMGETWPETPYQYCQYHYLKDIAKPVVDLDRKLKTGLKKSLRGLREIEKQVEDDDSIESEVTRDYLAATRSLLLEDGNPPLDLPGIQIYEKAEAVKASLEKSVAKKGGPSF; encoded by the coding sequence ATGAAACCACAAAAGAGAGGCTTACCTAAAAACCGAATTGTCCCCGAACAAAAAATGTATTTTCGTCCAGAAGTCACTCATTGTCCCGATTGTGGAACTAAACTCAAGCGGCATCATAACGCTTCGAATAAAATTATAGCCACGCTCGAAGGCATTATCGAAGTCTGGAATATGGCGTACCACTGCCCAGCTCCGGTCTGTGGTAAACCCAAACGGTATTTTCGTTCGGTTCAGGCAGATGCTTTGTGTCTCAAACACACCTCGTACGCCTACGATGTGCTGGCGCTTGTCGGCGAAATGCGATTTAAGCAGCATATGACTGTGACCGAAATTTCAGAAGCCCTAACGGAGCGAGGAATTCCCACCTCTGAACGTCATGCTATGCGTCTCTACGAATGGTATATGACCTTGCTTCGCGCTTCGCTAACGACAGATGTCAAAGAACAATTAGCGAATGTCGTCAAGGAATATAACGGACTCCTTCTCTCCATGGACGGTGTCCAACCGGAGAAAGGAAATGAAACGCTGTACGTGGTGCGCGAAGGGTTTAGTGGGCGAATTCTAGCGGCAAAAAATTTGAAAAGTGGTTCTAAAACGGAACTGATGGCTCTTTTAAAACCCGTCAAAGATCTTGGATTTCCTGTCATTGGACTCGTCAGCGATGGTCAACAATCTATTCGACTCGCGATGGGAGAAACTTGGCCGGAAACCCCGTACCAATACTGCCAATACCACTATCTTAAAGACATTGCCAAACCGGTCGTCGACTTGGACCGTAAACTCAAAACGGGCCTCAAAAAAAGCCTCCGGGGTCTGCGGGAGATTGAAAAACAAGTAGAAGATGACGATTCAATAGAAAGCGAGGTCACTCGGGATTACTTAGCCGCAACTCGTTCGCTTCTGCTGGAGGACGGAAATCCCCCACTTGATTTGCCTGGGATTCAGATTTATGAGAAAGCTGAAGCCGTGAAAGCTTCACTCGAAAAGAGTGTAGCTAAAAAAGGGGGGCCGTCCTTCTGA
- a CDS encoding flagellin N-terminal helical domain-containing protein has translation MIINHNVTALNTHRQLAINTSNTSKNIEKLSSGLRINRAGDDAAGLAISEKMRGQIRGLDQASRNAQDGISMIQTAEGALNETHSILQRMRELAVQSSNDTNVTADREAIDQEYQALATEITRISDDTEFNTQKLWNGATTAVDFQVGANTGQKISYTFADMDAAALMTAVGDLKTKGNSQTALTAVDAGIAKVSTERSKLGAVQNRLEHTINNLNTSSENLTAAESRVRDVDMAKEMMAQTKNNILAQAAQAMLAQANQQPQGVLQLLR, from the coding sequence ATGATTATTAACCACAATGTTACGGCGCTGAACACTCACCGTCAATTGGCAATCAACACAAGCAATACAAGTAAGAACATCGAGAAATTGTCTTCCGGTCTCCGGATTAACCGTGCAGGGGACGATGCTGCAGGCTTGGCTATTTCCGAGAAAATGCGCGGACAGATCCGTGGTCTGGATCAAGCATCCCGCAATGCTCAAGATGGCATCTCCATGATTCAAACCGCTGAAGGTGCATTGAATGAGACTCACTCCATCCTGCAACGGATGAGAGAGCTTGCTGTTCAATCTTCCAATGATACGAACGTTACGGCTGACCGTGAAGCAATTGACCAAGAGTATCAGGCATTGGCAACTGAGATTACTCGTATTTCGGATGATACCGAATTCAATACACAGAAACTTTGGAATGGCGCTACAACTGCTGTGGATTTCCAAGTGGGTGCTAACACAGGGCAAAAGATTTCTTATACCTTCGCCGATATGGATGCTGCAGCATTAATGACTGCTGTAGGTGATTTGAAGACCAAGGGTAATTCGCAAACAGCTCTGACAGCTGTTGATGCGGGCATTGCAAAAGTATCTACAGAACGTTCGAAACTGGGTGCGGTTCAGAACCGTCTGGAACACACAATCAACAACCTGAATACTTCTTCTGAGAACCTGACTGCAGCAGAATCCCGTGTTCGTGACGTGGATATGGCCAAAGAAATGATGGCGCAAACGAAGAACAACATTCTTGCTCAAGCAGCTCAAGCGATGCTTGCTCAAGCGAACCAACAGCCACAGGGCGTTCTTCAATTGCTTCGTTAA
- a CDS encoding flagellin N-terminal helical domain-containing protein — MIINHNVTALNTHRQLAINTSNTSKNIEKLSSGLRINRAGDDAAGLAISEKMRGQIRGLDQASRNSQDGISMIQTAEGALNETHSILQRMRELAVQSANDTNVTADRAAIDQEYQALSTEITRISDDTEFNTQKLWDGTTTTVEFQVGANTGQKISYTFSNMDAATLTATGDLTTKANASTALAAVDVAIGKVSTERSKLGAVQNRLEHTINNLNTSSENLTAAESRVRDVDMAKEMMAQTKNNILAQAAQAMLAQANQQPQGVLQLLR; from the coding sequence ATGATTATTAATCACAACGTTACGGCGCTGAACACTCACCGCCAATTGGCAATCAACACAAGCAACACAAGTAAGAACATCGAGAAATTGTCTTCCGGTCTCCGGATTAACCGTGCAGGTGATGATGCTGCAGGCTTGGCTATTTCCGAGAAAATGCGCGGACAGATCCGTGGTCTGGATCAAGCATCCCGAAATTCTCAAGACGGTATCTCTATGATTCAAACCGCTGAAGGTGCATTGAATGAGACTCACTCCATCCTGCAACGTATGAGAGAGCTTGCTGTTCAATCTGCCAATGATACGAACGTTACGGCTGACCGCGCTGCTATTGATCAAGAGTATCAAGCATTGTCAACTGAGATTACACGTATTTCTGATGATACCGAATTCAATACACAAAAACTTTGGGATGGTACTACAACTACTGTGGAATTCCAGGTGGGCGCTAACACAGGGCAAAAGATTTCTTATACCTTCTCAAATATGGATGCAGCTACTTTGACAGCTACTGGGGATTTGACGACAAAAGCCAACGCTTCCACAGCTCTGGCAGCTGTTGATGTGGCTATCGGCAAAGTATCCACAGAACGTTCGAAGTTGGGTGCGGTTCAAAATCGTCTGGAACACACAATCAACAACCTGAACACTTCTTCTGAGAACCTGACTGCAGCAGAATCCCGCGTTCGCGATGTGGACATGGCCAAAGAAATGATGGCTCAGACGAAGAACAACATCCTTGCTCAAGCAGCTCAAGCAATGCTTGCTCAAGCGAATCAACAGCCGCAGGGCGTTCTTCAACTGCTTCGTTAA
- the csrA gene encoding carbon storage regulator CsrA: MLVLSRKKGESIIITDQIEVTILGVEGDTVKVGIKAPSHIDIFRKEIYLSIKESNQESAAPAPSEINTLIDRLREAKN, translated from the coding sequence ATGCTCGTTCTCTCTCGAAAAAAAGGCGAGAGTATCATCATAACGGACCAGATTGAAGTTACAATTTTAGGTGTAGAGGGGGATACAGTCAAAGTTGGTATAAAAGCTCCCAGTCATATAGATATATTTCGTAAAGAAATATATCTATCCATTAAGGAATCAAATCAGGAATCGGCAGCACCTGCTCCCTCAGAGATTAATACGCTTATTGACCGATTACGTGAGGCGAAAAATTAA
- the fliW gene encoding flagellar assembly protein FliW, which yields MIIDTLSWGEMEVEEEHIFHFSKGIPGFEEETDFALISTPDHSFWYLQSTKDKALSFLLSDPFVFYPSYEFDLPDAEAKELRIDNQLIVRCVITLKNKVEESTINLLAPLVLNPEERVGKQIVLHNTPYHTKHSLLALSPGIDGKDGV from the coding sequence ATGATTATTGATACACTATCTTGGGGAGAAATGGAAGTAGAAGAGGAACATATATTTCATTTTTCAAAGGGAATTCCCGGATTTGAAGAGGAAACTGATTTCGCATTAATTTCTACCCCTGACCATTCTTTCTGGTATTTACAGTCGACGAAAGATAAGGCCTTGTCCTTTCTGCTTAGTGACCCTTTTGTCTTCTATCCGTCTTATGAGTTTGATCTTCCTGACGCTGAAGCAAAGGAACTAAGGATTGACAACCAACTAATCGTACGTTGTGTAATAACCCTTAAGAATAAGGTGGAGGAGTCTACGATTAATTTGCTTGCTCCTCTTGTGCTTAATCCAGAAGAACGAGTAGGCAAGCAGATTGTACTGCACAACACACCTTATCATACTAAGCATAGCTTATTAGCGTTGTCTCCAGGTATTGATGGAAAGGATGGTGTTTAA
- a CDS encoding DUF6470 family protein produces the protein MALSVLQIRQTPGLIGIDSDMGKFSITQYQAELNITSERGQWDIQQFNPEMSIDQSRARAAYNGGSILEMNGRIYSGIQQIYLQGIANRVEQGNRMAEFFKPGNTIAEVYGEDWQAVPFPEFRGPASYDNVDIHFETRSPRIEFSRGEVKIDVAVRRPDIEYTRGKLDIYMRQYASIQFIPPEVNLQW, from the coding sequence TTGGCACTGTCAGTACTTCAAATACGTCAGACACCTGGCTTGATAGGTATTGATTCTGACATGGGGAAGTTTTCAATTACCCAATACCAAGCGGAGCTTAATATTACATCGGAAAGAGGACAATGGGACATCCAGCAATTTAATCCGGAGATGTCTATTGATCAATCCAGAGCCAGAGCTGCTTATAATGGTGGGAGTATTCTTGAAATGAATGGTCGGATATATTCCGGTATTCAGCAAATTTACCTGCAGGGCATCGCGAACCGTGTGGAGCAGGGGAATCGGATGGCTGAATTTTTCAAACCAGGGAATACAATTGCAGAGGTATATGGAGAAGATTGGCAAGCAGTTCCTTTCCCTGAATTTCGTGGCCCCGCTTCATATGATAATGTTGATATTCATTTTGAAACGAGAAGTCCCCGGATTGAGTTTTCAAGGGGTGAGGTAAAGATTGATGTAGCTGTTCGTCGGCCGGATATTGAATATACAAGAGGTAAACTGGATATATATATGAGGCAGTATGCATCTATTCAGTTCATTCCGCCTGAAGTGAATTTGCAATGGTAA
- the flgL gene encoding flagellar hook-associated protein FlgL yields MLRVTSNMMNSQLLLNLNRNARTMNDTQLQLATGRKINKPSDDPVGITYSLRYRAELSSNEQYSKNVDSALSWLDYNDTVLGQAGDVVQRLRELTVQASTGSNPQSALDSINEEVLQLKEQLVDISNSTLNGKYIFNGENYNTKPYDFAKSADGTYDVSKAITTDPGQIQYIVGEGVQMPINMTGNDVFGYTGDPDNLFATINNISAALKSGNSSAISDQLTNIDTRIESMLTARSEIGAKTNRVELMKERLSDLNSNLTELQAKTEDAEYEELIMKSKIQENIYNASLSVGAKIISTTLVDFIR; encoded by the coding sequence ATGTTGAGGGTCACCTCCAATATGATGAATTCACAGCTGCTGCTTAACTTGAATCGTAATGCACGTACAATGAATGATACTCAGCTGCAATTGGCTACTGGTCGCAAGATTAATAAACCCTCTGATGATCCGGTAGGTATCACCTATTCACTTCGCTATCGCGCTGAGCTCTCTTCAAATGAACAGTATTCCAAGAATGTAGATAGCGCTCTTTCGTGGTTGGATTATAACGACACGGTACTGGGACAGGCTGGTGATGTTGTTCAGCGCTTGCGTGAGTTAACTGTGCAGGCTTCCACAGGGAGCAACCCGCAATCAGCTTTGGACAGTATTAACGAAGAAGTATTGCAGCTCAAAGAACAGCTGGTGGATATATCCAATAGTACACTGAACGGTAAATATATTTTTAATGGTGAGAATTATAATACTAAGCCTTATGATTTTGCTAAAAGTGCTGATGGTACTTATGATGTATCGAAGGCTATCACTACAGATCCTGGTCAAATTCAGTATATAGTTGGCGAAGGAGTGCAGATGCCTATTAACATGACTGGAAACGATGTGTTTGGGTATACAGGTGATCCGGATAATCTATTCGCGACTATCAACAATATTTCTGCCGCGTTAAAATCCGGTAATTCTTCTGCGATCTCAGATCAACTTACCAATATTGATACACGAATTGAAAGTATGTTGACAGCTCGCTCTGAAATCGGGGCCAAAACTAACCGTGTTGAATTAATGAAGGAAAGACTTAGTGATTTAAATAGTAACCTAACGGAGCTTCAGGCTAAGACTGAAGATGCTGAATATGAGGAATTAATTATGAAATCTAAGATACAAGAGAATATCTATAATGCTTCGCTATCTGTTGGAGCTAAGATTATATCTACAACTCTCGTAGATTTCATAAGATAA
- the flgK gene encoding flagellar hook-associated protein FlgK, translating into MTSTFHSIETARRSLFTQTAALNTTGHNIANANTEGYTRQRVNMKAAIPIEAYGLNNSTLPGQMGTGVEFSSIDRIREMFLDDQYRGENAASGNWLIQSDTLDKLEAIVNEPSDTGIRTVLDNFWKSWSDLSKNPEDPTARKIVVQTAQSLTDAMNYMSTQLNNLDRDLNSNIDVKGKEIQSYLSSIADLNQSIFKIEGMGDQANDLRDQRDLLTDKLSKIINITVLDTDAGYTISLGGQPLVQGAAVGAVVDNAFLNNAYASGDLKAGEAYGMLFSSNTYVADYKKQLDDMANTIANGEVQVTIPSGSTLPAGITVLKDSEIINPDGTKTTLLAGATVPIPLTGDLKTTVKGLNGLHQLGYALDGSSGRDFFTASIAGEPITAANLRLNPVIAADPTLFATSLRATTDSDGKVTVIKGNNALALLFSNMKDNNTFTTANGTTTGTVGSYLSSMVGQLGIQSQEAARQASNSDYLVDQVNSRRQSVSGVSLDEEMSNMLVFQHAYSAAARFMTTYDEMLDKLINSTGTVGR; encoded by the coding sequence GTGACATCCACATTTCATTCAATCGAGACGGCGAGACGGAGCCTGTTCACCCAGACCGCTGCACTCAATACTACCGGACACAATATTGCTAATGCGAATACAGAAGGCTACACGCGTCAGCGTGTGAATATGAAGGCTGCTATACCTATTGAGGCATATGGCCTTAATAACTCCACATTACCCGGCCAAATGGGGACCGGTGTAGAATTCTCGTCGATTGACCGGATACGTGAAATGTTTTTGGATGATCAATACCGGGGTGAGAATGCCGCGAGCGGCAACTGGTTGATTCAGTCTGATACGCTGGATAAGCTGGAGGCAATTGTGAATGAGCCATCTGATACAGGTATTCGCACAGTACTCGATAACTTCTGGAAATCCTGGTCAGATCTGAGTAAGAATCCTGAAGACCCTACAGCCCGTAAGATTGTTGTGCAAACTGCCCAATCCCTTACGGATGCCATGAATTATATGAGCACTCAACTGAATAACCTGGACCGGGACCTCAATAGCAATATTGATGTTAAGGGGAAGGAAATTCAGAGCTATCTGAGCTCTATTGCTGATTTAAACCAATCCATCTTCAAAATCGAGGGTATGGGCGACCAGGCTAATGATTTGCGTGACCAGCGCGATTTATTGACAGACAAGCTCTCCAAAATCATTAATATTACGGTGTTAGATACAGATGCCGGATACACGATCTCACTGGGCGGACAACCCCTTGTACAGGGAGCGGCAGTGGGAGCGGTAGTGGACAATGCTTTTCTCAATAACGCCTATGCTTCTGGAGATCTCAAGGCGGGCGAAGCCTATGGTATGCTTTTCTCCAGTAACACGTATGTTGCAGACTACAAAAAACAGCTTGATGACATGGCCAATACTATTGCTAACGGAGAGGTCCAGGTTACGATACCTTCGGGCTCTACACTTCCAGCAGGCATTACTGTGCTTAAGGATTCCGAAATAATCAACCCAGACGGAACTAAAACTACATTACTTGCAGGTGCAACGGTTCCTATTCCACTTACAGGTGATTTAAAGACCACGGTTAAGGGACTTAACGGACTACATCAGTTAGGATATGCGCTAGACGGCAGTTCCGGCAGAGACTTCTTTACCGCTTCTATTGCCGGAGAGCCGATTACTGCAGCTAATTTACGTCTGAATCCTGTGATTGCTGCAGATCCGACTCTGTTCGCTACTTCCCTGCGTGCTACTACAGACAGTGACGGGAAAGTGACTGTCATTAAAGGAAATAATGCGCTGGCGCTCTTGTTTAGTAATATGAAGGATAACAATACGTTTACTACAGCTAATGGAACCACCACCGGTACAGTCGGCTCCTATTTAAGCTCCATGGTGGGCCAGCTTGGTATTCAATCTCAGGAAGCTGCACGCCAAGCTAGCAACTCAGATTATCTGGTGGACCAGGTCAATTCCAGACGGCAATCGGTAAGCGGGGTTTCTCTAGATGAGGAAATGTCAAATATGCTGGTGTTCCAGCATGCCTATAGTGCGGCTGCCCGCTTTATGACAACATATGATGAGATGCTTGATAAACTAATTAATTCTACCGGCACAGTCGGCAGATAA
- a CDS encoding flagellar protein FlgN → MALTRLFELLERLDETHLQMLDLAAVKKQAIMDNKVDGLIDIMNRESKLMKLIGQLEEKRGEAAYTFLQGVGIRSNLNLNLTELSRLVFDPEDKSRLQQIQHKLSDTLHRLKKANELNQKLIEQSLTFIDYSLDLLVGRPNQDFTYHHPADKGYNSNRPGLFDARG, encoded by the coding sequence ATGGCATTGACGAGACTATTTGAACTTCTTGAGCGGCTGGACGAGACGCATCTGCAGATGCTCGATCTGGCCGCTGTCAAGAAACAGGCGATTATGGATAACAAGGTAGACGGTCTGATCGACATTATGAACCGGGAGTCCAAGCTGATGAAGCTGATAGGACAGCTTGAAGAAAAGCGCGGAGAGGCTGCTTATACCTTTTTGCAGGGGGTGGGCATACGCTCCAATCTGAACCTGAATCTGACCGAGCTGTCCCGGCTTGTATTTGATCCCGAAGACAAATCGCGTCTGCAGCAGATCCAGCATAAGCTTTCTGACACCCTTCACCGTCTAAAGAAAGCTAATGAATTAAATCAGAAGCTGATCGAGCAGTCGCTTACTTTTATAGACTATTCCCTGGATTTGCTTGTCGGAAGACCGAACCAGGATTTTACGTATCATCATCCAGCCGATAAAGGTTACAACAGTAATCGGCCAGGTCTTTTTGACGCCCGCGGATAG
- the flgM gene encoding flagellar biosynthesis anti-sigma factor FlgM: MKINETGRINPINPYQRTAEAQRQEQIRKSTRKDEVSISDEAIKLLQAQNSGKVDTDRANKIESLKQQVSAGTYQVDAAKLADSLAPYFKQSSEN, translated from the coding sequence ACCCAATTAATCCGTATCAACGGACTGCCGAAGCACAGCGTCAGGAACAGATTAGGAAGAGCACACGTAAGGATGAGGTTTCCATTTCTGATGAAGCAATCAAGCTTTTGCAGGCACAGAACAGCGGTAAAGTTGACACTGACCGTGCCAACAAGATTGAGAGCCTGAAACAGCAAGTATCCGCAGGTACCTACCAGGTTGACGCAGCCAAACTCGCAGATTCACTCGCCCCTTACTTCAAGCAATCCTCCGAGAATTAG